TAGACCAGCAACAAGTCAGAAACTACGAGTGTGGAAACACAACAAGTATCCCTAGAAAATCAAGAATGCAAGAGCAAGATCTCAAACAAAAGTATCTTGAATGCCCACTCTGTCTGACCACAGAAAAATGGGTACATTCATTCTCTTTGGTTGCAAAAGAAACGAGTGGGAAATTTTTTCTGATATTCTAGGGTGGAAAAACATAGgaaaatattatcatgaattggagCGAAAAGGAGAAAAGAAGctgccccaaaaaaaaaatcatgcacaAAGAAAATTATCCAACTTACAGAAGATGTGAAAAGTGTGAATAAATGGTGAAAATATATGTTGTCCACCCtttttccatcaaagagaagGGACCCTAAACGGAACTGCTCCACACACAAGTCAGGTAGGTTCTAGATTAAAATTTGAGCAATCCGATCCGCACATGAAGTCAAAGGGGCTAACGAGGTTATGGATTAgattaaaaattgtatatacAAGATATGAAGCAAATAAGGAGCATAAAAACTAAATCTGCATAATCAACACTGATAAATCCAGATACTATGCAGGCTCTAACTTAGAGTCAACTTAATCGCCTAGATTAATAAATAACTCCGTAGCAAATAATGCTTGAAATTCGAGATAGAGACACTCATCAACTGTATTTTCAATACTAGTAGAATTAATGGCTTCTACTCTCTACTTTTCACAGAGAAACTGAATAAACTACATCTTATGTATACATATAGTCTACTTTGGTTGAATAAACTTggattcaaataattttttacacATTATTTCTCCGTCAAGACGTGAAGGAACAAGAATTGAATTCATGCTTCAACTACCTTTTTTGTACAACAACAACcagaaagataaaaataatcatatatatccCATCTATACAATTCCACTTTGATCTTATCAGATTTAACCATAACCAACAAATACGGCAGATAAAATAGTTCAAAATCGAATCGTAAAACAAATAGAACGATATTACTACCGCACTGAAAAATACCATAACAAGATATCTGGATCTACAAAATCCCCGAAACAAAACCCTTGATTCAAAACACAACGtagaaaaagaaacaaaaattaaCAAGTGAACGAAGCCGAACCTCATCGAATCTGCTGTGGCGGCGGGCGGCGAAGGCGAGGTGGAGCCCCGAGGCGACGTGGTGGTCGTAGAGGGCCCGGCGGCTAGGATCCGACAGCGTCTCGTAGGCCTCCTGAACCTGAATAAAGCGCTGGGTGTACTCCTGGGCCAGACCAGGCGGCGAGACGTCGGGGTGGTACTTCCTTGCTAACTGCTTGTACGCTTGCTTGATCTCCAGCAAGGAGCCCGTCTCCGGTATGCCGAGCAGCTCGTAGAAGCTGAGGGCGGCGGGCGTGTCGGAAACTGTGGCGTTGAGCGCGGATCGGAGGTGGAGAGGGGCGGGGCGGGGGCGGAAGGAGACGGAGTGGGGCGGTCGGGTGGAGCGGGGGAAGGAGAAGCGGAGGGCGTCGCCGCTTGTGGGGAGCGAGTGAGCTAAGGCAGTGCTGCTCATTTCCAAGAATTATTAGATGGAATTTGAGATGATGTGTGCAGTGGTTTTATAGTCTCATTTAGGTATTACATATGCGCTGTGCATCCAGTCCactaagagagagagatacgtATGATCGTATCTTGTCGTGTGTGACTCTCAATCGAGGCAAGGCTGTTGCTTGTATATTCCTATCTTTATCCGGCGGCTGCATATTTGGAAAATAAATTACCCCTCCGTCCACTATGTCACTTTACTTTTAGcaagaattttaataaaatatgagtatAGTTGATAGTAAAGTAAGGGTCCCATTTTAAATATGAGTGAAGTTGTGTGGACcctattactaaaaatagatgtggcatattttttgtgcacagacaaaaaaaaaaaattggagcaTATAtttgatggacggagggagtattttacaTTCTTTAATATCAAttcgttattttttttttctaggaACATTTAAATGTTTTCATTTTGTGCTAAATATGTGTCATATTATCTCTGCacgattattttatttaagaggTAATTGCTATTTAAATATCAATTTCTAAATTTTGTTATAAGCCAGACTTAAATTTTAAAAGATACCAATGAGTCAatgattagggatgtcaatcgggtcaattcattcggtttcgggttatttCGCTTCGGGCtagtcaatttttttatttttcgaccctaaccctaactcACTCGATTTCGgactagcccgttcgggcccgcaaatttacaatttttttatatgtttaatttttttatagataatcatattcttttaataaaaatatatcatattttttaaattaagacattttcgcctta
The genomic region above belongs to Salvia miltiorrhiza cultivar Shanhuang (shh) chromosome 5, IMPLAD_Smil_shh, whole genome shotgun sequence and contains:
- the LOC130986748 gene encoding chaperone protein dnaJ 20, chloroplastic-like — its product is MSSTALAHSLPTSGDALRFSFPRSTRPPHSVSFRPRPAPLHLRSALNATVSDTPAALSFYELLGIPETGSLLEIKQAYKQLARKYHPDVSPPGLAQEYTQRFIQVQEAYETLSDPSRRALYDHHVASGLHLAFAARRHSRFDEEMEDRGEWKNRWQSQLSELKRRSVQKECADDMSWGARMRRERNGT